A window of the Thermodesulfovibrionales bacterium genome harbors these coding sequences:
- a CDS encoding glycosyltransferase family A protein, translating to MNNTSDKPLVSIIVRTKDRPKLLRRALESIASQTYRPIEVVLVNDGGCDLDLDEIKTILGDVSLNYQRLEKNMGRAHAGNVGIENTKGEYVGFLDDDDELYPEHVETLVSYLEQSDFKVAYTDSLMVYKEYDPLSQEMRIKRKELIYSHDFRYNTFIFENCIPLICLLFDRALLVAIGGFDGSFELYEDHDLLIRLGEKNPFHHIRTVTAEYNQWSDESQISQMNKNSDFLKTAYLSLYGRH from the coding sequence ATGAATAATACGAGTGATAAACCCCTGGTTTCGATAATCGTCAGGACCAAAGACAGGCCGAAGCTCCTAAGGCGAGCATTGGAGAGTATCGCGTCTCAGACCTATCGCCCCATAGAAGTCGTCCTTGTGAACGACGGCGGCTGTGACCTCGATCTGGACGAAATCAAGACCATCCTCGGAGATGTGTCCCTCAATTATCAGAGGCTTGAAAAAAACATGGGTCGTGCCCATGCCGGAAATGTCGGGATCGAGAACACGAAGGGGGAATACGTCGGATTCTTAGATGACGATGACGAGCTCTATCCCGAGCACGTGGAGACGCTTGTGAGTTATCTGGAACAAAGTGATTTCAAAGTCGCATATACTGACTCTTTAATGGTATACAAGGAATATGACCCGCTGTCGCAAGAAATGAGAATAAAAAGAAAAGAGCTTATATACTCTCATGATTTTAGGTACAACACATTTATTTTTGAGAATTGTATTCCCTTGATATGTTTGTTGTTTGATAGGGCTCTCCTTGTAGCGATAGGCGGTTTCGATGGAAGCTTTGAACTCTATGAGGACCACGACCTGCTGATCAGATTGGGAGAAAAAAACCCTTTTCACCACATAAGGACAGTAACCGCTGAATATAACCAGTGGTCAGACGAGTCTCAGATATCTCAAATGAATAAGAACAGCGACTTCTTAAAGACTGCATATCTCAGCTTATATGGGAGACATG
- a CDS encoding DNA internalization-related competence protein ComEC/Rec2, whose product MSILSAADADTGIEIKALEGKEMNIISDEGLSRGARYTLSAKLGKDASRLNPGAFGGERLYAYLAGIEKAEMPDRSTLYERLEEKRDRLNLYLREAFDPDSGALVASLTTGERSWMSEDVRNAFNTTGLAHLLSISGTHFGLFSMLLFGMFRLLINLMPYRLLQRFTLYLTPSQASALLSLPFMLLYLLISGYSIPAVRSFIMITIFLAGLLIGRKGFWLNSLLFAAFLIVLWDPVSILDISFQLSFLAVLFIGLSVGEREETRRQSGLWRRVSAVLKNTMMVSLSASLGTALLVIFYFHYFSILSPVSNLFVTPFIGFVLVPLSLLSTFIFILSGHYPFQSLIQSISGLSLKTVKFFASIPFADIKIPAIPVAAVLAFYAGCIVFFFGRKRYGIALACIGAGIAIAPVFSGQKGASVTYLDVGQGDSAVIETPSGKTLILDTGGTGKEPDGFLRYLGKRTVDALIITHADDDHSGGTFRLMKNFRVREVWDNGLLTFPAGSLRDVTHRSFERGDEITFDSLRLQILHPYKGFYTVHGTDAVSENNDSLVLKLTGKKSFLFTADTAAEAEEDMVHFGRLLVSDVLKVSHHGSGTSTTEDFLRAVSPEIAVISVGRYNKYGHPHPGTLERLSGRKIYRTDRDGAIKVSETLSGASGADGGLAIKTYRDFEFEEAKDPAGEWRNMKRLFMRW is encoded by the coding sequence GTGAGCATTCTTTCGGCCGCCGACGCAGACACCGGTATAGAGATAAAGGCCCTTGAAGGCAAGGAGATGAACATCATTTCCGACGAGGGCCTCTCGAGGGGGGCGCGATATACGCTATCGGCAAAACTCGGCAAAGATGCGTCACGGCTTAACCCGGGCGCTTTCGGAGGGGAGAGACTCTATGCGTATCTCGCCGGCATCGAGAAGGCCGAGATGCCTGACCGCTCCACGCTCTACGAAAGACTGGAGGAGAAGAGAGACCGGCTGAACCTCTACTTGAGAGAGGCATTCGATCCTGATTCGGGCGCCCTCGTTGCGTCCCTCACCACCGGCGAAAGATCCTGGATGAGCGAAGATGTGAGGAACGCCTTCAATACGACGGGCCTCGCTCACCTCCTGAGCATCTCGGGCACACACTTCGGACTCTTTTCGATGCTCCTCTTCGGAATGTTCAGGCTCTTGATTAACCTCATGCCGTACCGGCTCCTCCAGAGGTTCACCCTCTACCTCACGCCGTCACAGGCATCTGCCCTCCTCTCGCTGCCCTTTATGCTGCTGTACCTCCTCATCTCCGGTTACAGCATTCCCGCAGTGAGGTCATTCATCATGATTACGATCTTCCTCGCCGGTCTTCTCATCGGCAGGAAGGGGTTCTGGCTGAACTCCCTTCTCTTTGCGGCCTTCCTCATAGTCCTCTGGGACCCGGTCTCCATTCTGGACATATCCTTTCAACTCTCCTTCCTCGCTGTTCTGTTCATCGGCCTTTCCGTGGGAGAGCGGGAGGAGACCCGCCGGCAAAGCGGATTGTGGAGACGCGTCTCGGCTGTCCTGAAGAATACGATGATGGTCTCCCTCTCAGCTTCTCTGGGAACAGCCCTGCTCGTGATATTTTACTTCCATTATTTTTCGATACTCTCACCGGTTTCGAACCTCTTTGTGACGCCTTTCATCGGTTTCGTTCTCGTGCCCCTTTCACTCCTCTCGACATTCATCTTCATCCTCTCGGGCCATTATCCCTTTCAGTCACTCATTCAGTCGATTTCAGGCCTATCCCTGAAAACGGTGAAGTTCTTCGCCTCGATACCTTTTGCGGACATAAAGATTCCGGCCATTCCGGTTGCGGCGGTCTTAGCCTTTTACGCCGGATGCATCGTCTTCTTCTTCGGCAGGAAACGATACGGGATAGCCCTCGCCTGCATCGGGGCCGGTATAGCAATCGCACCAGTCTTTTCAGGACAAAAGGGCGCTTCGGTAACCTATCTCGATGTCGGACAGGGGGATTCTGCGGTAATAGAGACCCCATCGGGAAAGACCCTTATTCTCGACACCGGAGGAACCGGGAAAGAACCTGATGGATTTCTCAGATATCTCGGCAAGAGGACAGTCGATGCGCTCATCATTACCCACGCGGATGATGATCACTCCGGCGGCACCTTTCGTCTCATGAAGAACTTCAGGGTCAGGGAGGTCTGGGACAACGGGCTACTCACCTTCCCCGCCGGTTCTCTCAGGGACGTGACACACCGTTCGTTTGAACGCGGTGATGAGATAACCTTCGACAGCCTGCGGCTCCAGATCCTTCATCCCTACAAGGGTTTCTATACTGTTCACGGCACCGATGCGGTCTCCGAAAACAATGACTCCCTCGTGCTGAAGCTGACCGGAAAGAAGTCCTTCCTTTTCACTGCCGACACCGCGGCTGAGGCGGAGGAAGACATGGTGCATTTCGGGCGACTGCTCGTAAGCGACGTTCTCAAGGTTTCCCATCACGGAAGCGGCACTTCGACCACGGAAGATTTTTTGCGAGCGGTATCACCTGAAATAGCGGTGATCAGCGTCGGGAGATATAACAAATACGGCCATCCACATCCGGGTACGCTCGAAAGGCTCAGTGGGCGAAAGATTTACCGGACCGACAGGGATGGGGCGATAAAGGTATCTGAAACGTTGTCCGGAGCTTCCGGAGCGGACGGTGGGCTCGCGATAAAGACCTACAGAGACTTCGAGTTCGAAGAGGCGAAAGACCCCGCAGGGGAGTGGAGGAATATGAAGAGGCTTTTCATGAGGTGGTGA
- the glmM gene encoding phosphoglucosamine mutase produces MRLFGTDGVRGKTNRPPMTPENVLRIGMAAARVLRKKHGRNMVLIGKDTRLSGYMIESALTSGICSMGMNVTVTGPLPTPGIAFLTRALRADAGVVISASHNPFEDNGIKFFSSDGCKLPDELEQRIEELVVDDGLGSRRPSGADIGKAFRLDDATGRYIEYIKSTIARGSTLEGLKVVVDCANGAAYKVTPWVLRELGADVIAIHDRPDGININEGCGTLHMESLFKAVRAHKADAGIAHDGDADRTLMCDEKGCLVDGDKLLGLWAVQLKKKALLKGDAVVSTVMSNLGLENYLAEEGIRMFRTKVGDRFVAEKMSREGYVLGGEPSGHIICLYGNTTGDGPITALHVLSMMKKEATPLSRLVAGITLYPQVLINVPVEKKTDMKSVPEVLEAVRDAEGSLDGRGRVIVRPSGTEPKVRVMVEADEERLAEKWAKEIAGVIKKKMSA; encoded by the coding sequence GTGAGGCTCTTTGGAACGGATGGAGTGAGGGGGAAGACGAACAGGCCGCCCATGACGCCCGAGAACGTCCTGAGGATAGGGATGGCCGCTGCAAGGGTTCTGAGAAAGAAACACGGCAGGAACATGGTCCTCATCGGAAAGGATACAAGACTATCAGGGTATATGATCGAGAGTGCGCTGACGTCGGGTATCTGTTCCATGGGGATGAATGTTACCGTCACCGGCCCCCTTCCGACTCCCGGAATTGCCTTCCTCACTCGCGCGCTGCGGGCGGATGCGGGTGTCGTCATCTCGGCTTCTCATAATCCCTTCGAGGACAACGGTATAAAGTTTTTTTCGTCGGACGGTTGTAAGCTTCCCGACGAGCTGGAGCAGAGGATAGAAGAGCTCGTTGTTGATGACGGCCTCGGCTCGCGAAGACCTTCGGGCGCTGATATCGGGAAGGCGTTCAGGCTCGACGACGCAACGGGAAGGTATATCGAGTATATCAAGTCGACGATAGCCCGCGGGAGCACCCTTGAAGGGCTGAAGGTGGTTGTGGACTGCGCAAACGGGGCCGCATACAAGGTGACTCCATGGGTTTTGCGGGAGCTGGGGGCTGATGTTATTGCGATACATGACAGGCCTGACGGCATCAACATCAATGAAGGCTGCGGAACGCTCCATATGGAGTCTCTCTTCAAGGCCGTAAGGGCCCATAAGGCCGATGCGGGGATAGCGCATGACGGGGATGCGGACAGGACACTCATGTGCGACGAGAAAGGCTGCCTTGTGGACGGTGACAAACTTTTGGGCCTCTGGGCCGTGCAGCTCAAAAAAAAGGCATTACTGAAGGGTGATGCCGTCGTCTCGACGGTCATGTCCAACCTCGGGCTCGAAAACTACCTCGCCGAAGAGGGCATCAGGATGTTCAGGACAAAGGTAGGGGACCGGTTTGTTGCAGAAAAGATGTCCCGGGAAGGGTATGTCCTGGGCGGAGAGCCGTCAGGGCACATTATCTGTCTCTACGGGAACACAACAGGTGATGGCCCCATAACCGCACTTCACGTCCTCTCGATGATGAAGAAGGAGGCAACCCCCCTTTCCCGGCTGGTGGCCGGCATTACGCTCTATCCGCAGGTGCTCATCAATGTGCCCGTCGAGAAGAAGACTGACATGAAATCAGTTCCTGAGGTCCTGGAGGCGGTGAGGGATGCCGAAGGCAGCCTCGACGGAAGGGGAAGGGTCATCGTGAGACCGTCCGGCACGGAGCCCAAAGTGCGGGTGATGGTCGAGGCGGATGAGGAACGGCTCGCAGAAAAATGGGCAAAGGAGATCGCCGGGGTGATAAAGAAGAAGATGTCGGCCTGA
- a CDS encoding CdaR family protein — MIRRLLFGNLSLKLSALLLAIFLWFFVSSRGQTEIALEVPIQYINLPAGIEISKSVAKSASIVIRGHESLLKNVRQGDVTVSVDVAKAKEGEGVFAIRNDDVRLPPTVTVVKIEPSSAKVVFERTVTKRVAVRPVITGEPERGSYVKSVEVKPADVVIEGAQSEVGKVGYLRTEPVDITGLNEDFRQETEIALSGRNIRTKTDKVDVNVRIARRGK; from the coding sequence ATGATACGAAGACTCCTCTTCGGAAATCTTTCCCTGAAGCTGTCGGCTCTCCTGCTTGCGATATTCCTATGGTTTTTCGTCTCATCACGGGGGCAGACAGAGATAGCGCTTGAGGTTCCGATACAATACATTAATCTCCCGGCGGGCATCGAGATCTCAAAATCTGTAGCGAAATCTGCGAGCATCGTCATCAGGGGGCACGAGAGTCTCCTGAAGAATGTGAGGCAGGGAGATGTGACCGTCTCCGTCGATGTCGCCAAGGCGAAGGAGGGTGAAGGGGTGTTTGCGATAAGAAACGATGACGTCAGGCTCCCTCCTACCGTTACCGTTGTAAAGATAGAGCCCTCCTCGGCGAAGGTCGTTTTTGAGAGGACCGTTACGAAAAGAGTCGCCGTGCGCCCCGTTATCACCGGTGAGCCCGAGAGGGGATCCTACGTGAAGTCGGTGGAAGTGAAACCCGCCGATGTCGTCATAGAAGGTGCGCAGTCAGAGGTTGGCAAGGTCGGCTATCTGAGGACCGAGCCGGTCGATATTACCGGCTTGAATGAGGACTTCAGGCAGGAAACCGAGATCGCCCTTTCAGGCAGGAATATACGGACGAAGACTGATAAGGTCGATGTGAACGTCAGGATAGCGAGGAGGGGAAAGTGA